The bacterium genome has a segment encoding these proteins:
- a CDS encoding GNAT family N-acetyltransferase, giving the protein MKLENIKYSTDIKELQGCKLGIFFEGWEIKPSDQVFRDSLKNSYKVICAIDTEKNMIIGYITAISDGVLSSYIPFLEVDKRYQKQGIGSALFKKMLEELGELYMTDLVCDEEKAGFYEKAGMIRWNAMIIRRFKHQGGVRRKD; this is encoded by the coding sequence ATGAAATTAGAAAATATAAAATACTCGACGGATATCAAAGAACTCCAAGGATGTAAATTAGGAATTTTTTTTGAAGGATGGGAAATTAAACCTTCAGATCAAGTATTTCGGGATTCATTGAAAAATTCATATAAGGTTATTTGTGCCATCGACACAGAAAAAAATATGATCATTGGCTACATAACCGCTATTTCAGATGGCGTACTAAGTTCTTATATCCCCTTTCTTGAAGTTGATAAGCGCTACCAAAAACAAGGTATAGGTAGTGCTCTATTTAAAAAAATGCTCGAAGAATTAGGTGAATTATACATGACCGACCTTGTTTGCGATGAAGAAAAAGCCGGCTTCTATGAGAAAGCCGGCATGATAAGATGGAACGCAATGATTATTCGTCGCTTTAAACACCAAGGTGGTGTTCGGCGCAAGGATTAA
- a CDS encoding methyltransferase domain-containing protein yields the protein MNTFLHSQNPNIKPLEFIEKVLSFCDTGNALDLGAGTGRNAIFLAKKGFKVVALDLSGQSVDELTQYSAREGLSLKTFVYNLATNTPDFSNYNIILFTFILHYISKERGEELIATAQKQANTGTIHALAVITTEGDFFAKETQKKNFYLEPGNLAKKYEKEGWTVLSSFEENRAMAIKNADGTQMKNLVSFLIARK from the coding sequence ATGAATACATTTTTACATTCTCAAAATCCAAATATTAAACCGCTTGAATTTATTGAGAAAGTTCTTAGTTTTTGTGATACAGGAAATGCTTTAGATCTAGGTGCTGGAACAGGGAGAAATGCAATATTCCTTGCGAAAAAAGGATTTAAGGTTGTTGCACTTGATTTATCTGGACAATCTGTGGATGAACTTACTCAATACTCTGCGCGTGAAGGTTTGTCATTGAAAACTTTCGTGTATAATCTTGCCACAAATACACCTGATTTTTCAAATTACAACATAATTTTATTTACGTTTATACTCCATTATATTTCTAAGGAGAGAGGAGAAGAATTGATTGCTACTGCCCAAAAACAGGCTAACACGGGGACTATTCACGCGCTGGCTGTTATTACTACGGAAGGAGATTTTTTTGCTAAGGAAACCCAAAAGAAGAATTTTTATCTTGAACCGGGGAATCTTGCAAAAAAATATGAGAAAGAGGGGTGGACAGTATTATCGTCGTTTGAAGAAAATCGGGCTATGGCAATAAAGAATGCGGATGGAACTCAGATGAAAAATTTGGTGTCATTTTTGATTGCAAGAAAATAA
- a CDS encoding prolyl oligopeptidase family serine peptidase — translation MKIPQTKKDNIIDSINGISISDPYRWLEDAKSSETKEWVESQNSYTDSFLRNENFEIFSNELVKNFKVVNFSNPIPVRGKYFYSERQPDEDQSALYVRTGINGNPVKLVDPNGMRDDNTINIAFWSVSRTGKYLAYGLSQGGDEMAIMYIKGVDTGINLSEQIPRCRHSQISWLPDDSGFFYTKNPEPGTVPKNEEHLHTKIYFHKIGDNPNNDELIFGKDRPKDDMLGITISMDGRYLAISSAVTWTENDIYIYDRDTKQTKPFVVGMPAKFSLKFLEDKVIVGTNYNANNFRILSVPIINLFTPTEDWEELIPERKYLLQSETTTKTKIIVTYLVDACSKVVMFDHSGKEIGEIPLPPYSSLAGISRNIEEDEFFYGVDSFTFPKITYRYSPIENKFEVYRKTDNPINPNDYVTKQEWYQSKDGTRVPLFIFHKKNISVDGVNPTILYGYGGFADLNTPGFMRGFVSWMERGGIYVIANIRGGGEFGEKWHKDGMKENKQNSFDDFIAAAEYLIQEKYTDRDHLGILGGSNGGLLVSAVAVQRPELFKAVCSRVPLIDMVRFPLFGIASRWVHEYGNPEVKEDLQRILKWSPYHNVKEGVEYPSFLFTTASKDTRVDPLHARKMTAMLQSVNKKNTVLIFTEMETGHGPGKPIKKIVESQTLLLTFFAQNLDLKI, via the coding sequence ATGAAAATTCCACAAACTAAAAAAGATAACATCATTGATTCTATTAATGGCATTTCAATATCTGATCCATACCGTTGGCTTGAAGATGCAAAAAGTTCTGAAACAAAGGAATGGGTTGAATCTCAAAATTCCTATACTGATTCCTTCCTACGAAATGAAAATTTTGAAATATTCTCTAACGAACTCGTTAAGAATTTTAAGGTTGTTAATTTTTCAAATCCTATTCCTGTTAGGGGAAAGTATTTTTATAGCGAGCGCCAACCGGACGAGGACCAATCCGCACTTTATGTGAGAACTGGAATAAATGGCAACCCCGTTAAACTTGTAGATCCTAATGGGATGAGGGATGACAATACGATCAATATCGCTTTTTGGTCGGTATCTCGAACTGGTAAATATCTCGCATATGGTCTTTCGCAGGGAGGTGATGAGATGGCAATAATGTACATAAAGGGAGTGGATACTGGTATAAATCTATCAGAACAAATTCCTCGGTGCAGACATTCCCAAATAAGTTGGCTTCCTGATGACTCCGGTTTTTTCTATACGAAGAACCCCGAACCTGGTACTGTTCCTAAAAACGAGGAACATCTTCATACAAAAATCTATTTTCATAAAATTGGTGATAATCCAAATAACGATGAACTTATTTTCGGTAAAGATCGTCCAAAAGATGATATGCTCGGTATTACTATTTCAATGGATGGACGATATTTGGCAATTTCATCAGCGGTAACATGGACTGAAAACGATATTTATATTTACGATAGGGATACTAAGCAAACAAAACCTTTTGTAGTTGGTATGCCTGCGAAATTTTCACTCAAGTTTTTAGAAGATAAAGTAATTGTAGGTACTAATTATAATGCAAATAATTTTAGAATCCTTTCGGTTCCTATCATAAATCTATTTACTCCGACTGAAGACTGGGAAGAATTAATTCCAGAGCGGAAATATCTTTTGCAGTCAGAAACTACTACAAAAACTAAAATAATCGTAACTTATCTTGTTGATGCTTGTTCAAAGGTGGTAATGTTTGACCATAGTGGTAAAGAAATCGGCGAAATACCACTTCCTCCGTATTCGAGTCTCGCCGGAATTTCTAGGAACATTGAAGAAGATGAGTTTTTTTATGGCGTTGATTCGTTTACTTTTCCTAAAATAACATATCGATATTCTCCAATTGAAAATAAGTTTGAGGTATACCGAAAAACAGATAACCCAATAAACCCAAATGATTATGTTACCAAGCAGGAATGGTATCAGTCCAAAGACGGAACTAGAGTACCCCTTTTTATTTTTCACAAGAAAAATATATCTGTTGATGGAGTTAATCCTACTATCCTCTATGGGTACGGTGGTTTTGCAGACCTCAACACACCAGGGTTTATGAGAGGCTTCGTGTCATGGATGGAGCGTGGAGGCATTTATGTTATTGCGAATATTCGAGGTGGCGGTGAATTTGGTGAAAAATGGCACAAAGATGGCATGAAAGAAAATAAACAAAATTCTTTTGATGATTTTATTGCCGCCGCCGAATATCTTATTCAAGAAAAGTATACCGACCGAGATCATCTTGGTATTTTGGGAGGAAGTAACGGCGGTTTATTGGTTTCTGCGGTTGCCGTTCAGCGACCAGAATTATTTAAAGCAGTTTGTTCTCGAGTTCCATTAATTGATATGGTTAGATTTCCCTTGTTTGGTATTGCATCTCGTTGGGTCCATGAATACGGTAACCCCGAAGTAAAAGAAGATCTGCAAAGAATTTTAAAGTGGAGTCCATACCACAACGTGAAAGAGGGAGTTGAATATCCTTCCTTCCTTTTTACAACAGCAAGTAAGGATACTCGTGTCGATCCACTTCATGCACGAAAAATGACCGCCATGCTACAATCCGTTAATAAAAAGAACACAGTGCTGATTTTTACAGAAATGGAAACCGGGCATGGTCCAGGTAAGCCAATAAAGAAAATTGTTGAAAGTCAGACTCTTTTGCTTACGTTTTTTGCTCAAAATTTAGATCTAAAAATTTAA
- a CDS encoding ribbon-helix-helix domain-containing protein, producing the protein MRTIINISVPEITAKEIRKEVRIGGFSSTSEFFRHLLREQKARNFTASLKRDREQFEHGKGKKLSSLKDLR; encoded by the coding sequence ATGCGTACCATCATTAATATTTCTGTTCCCGAAATAACCGCCAAAGAAATCCGAAAAGAGGTGAGGATAGGGGGGTTTTCTTCCACGAGTGAATTTTTTCGCCATCTTTTGCGTGAGCAAAAAGCACGAAATTTTACTGCGTCTCTAAAAAGAGACCGAGAGCAATTTGAACACGGAAAAGGGAAGAAGCTTTCTTCGCTTAAGGACCTGCGCTAA
- a CDS encoding NYN domain-containing protein, translating into MKTFAFIDASNLFYGGEKSLGWKIDYEKLLEYLQEKYDVKKTLYFGGVEVHNFKYNYQTNETVPLKSLEKHLLGLLQNSGKELNEADILLIGRHLQRTRFYLRLEQFGYQLFLKPVKLYDQEDGTTKRKANCDVDMAFYLMKERDKFDRIVVLSGDGDFLPVLKYLREIKKEVIVLARGPRTAKEIRQFAGSNFRDFEYLRERLKRR; encoded by the coding sequence ATGAAAACTTTTGCTTTTATTGATGCGTCAAATCTCTTTTATGGTGGAGAAAAAAGTTTAGGGTGGAAGATAGATTACGAAAAACTACTAGAGTATCTACAAGAAAAATATGATGTCAAGAAAACACTCTACTTCGGAGGTGTTGAAGTTCATAATTTTAAATATAATTATCAAACAAATGAAACCGTTCCGCTAAAATCCCTCGAAAAACATCTTCTTGGATTATTGCAGAACAGCGGAAAAGAACTTAATGAGGCTGACATTCTTTTGATCGGTAGACACCTACAAAGAACAAGATTTTACCTGAGACTTGAACAGTTCGGGTATCAATTATTCCTTAAGCCAGTGAAGTTGTATGACCAGGAAGATGGAACAACAAAACGAAAAGCGAACTGTGATGTAGATATGGCATTTTATCTTATGAAGGAACGAGATAAATTTGATCGCATCGTCGTACTTTCTGGTGATGGTGATTTCTTGCCCGTGCTTAAGTATCTTAGAGAAATAAAAAAGGAGGTTATTGTTCTAGCGAGGGGGCCGAGAACTGCAAAAGAAATTCGTCAATTCGCCGGGAGTAATTTTAGGGATTTTGAATATCTTCGTGAACGATTAAAAAGGAGATAA
- a CDS encoding DUF397 domain-containing protein, producing MAKTRDRFMDKLQRAAKGLKDSDFVAPQGTVICWGIKTCVGVAQRHDVIVVRNTNDSQKITALFSPKEWDLFIKGVKNGDFNLK from the coding sequence ATGGCGAAAACTCGTGATCGTTTCATGGACAAATTACAGCGTGCAGCAAAAGGCCTGAAGGATTCAGATTTCGTTGCTCCCCAGGGTACCGTTATCTGTTGGGGGATTAAAACCTGTGTTGGTGTCGCACAGCGGCATGATGTTATCGTGGTGCGTAATACAAACGATTCCCAAAAGATCACAGCACTTTTTTCTCCCAAGGAATGGGATCTTTTCATCAAGGGAGTAAAAAACGGCGATTTCAATCTAAAGTGA
- a CDS encoding ABC-F family ATP-binding cassette domain-containing protein, which produces MAKVILSAKDTSFELQHKTLFKELNLTIKEGDRIGLVGKNGSGKSTLLKLLAGQIETTRGVIENKGSSYYLPQLDFSLFGSTDKIEEYVFRQGVNWSALNAKLRKWFKENEIKPDQKLQTLSGGELMKLNLAIAEAHNPNLLLLDEPTNHLDAEGIDILKKFLTTFPGAFIIVSHDPFFLNLVVNHIWELEEGAVAEYGGNYTHYADQKQFKKDARERDYTATKKKLKKVKKSIEAEQKRADRSKRVGRKEVFANNMPPVLKGFYANQASGTAGKQGKKLRKIMAQRDEKASTLKKEKQRPLRFVIDHDTSGARKTLIAINDGVLGVAEKTLIENIDLRIVYGDRLVLVGKNGSGKSTLAKSIAGEDAVVELGGYVKRSPDAGVVYVDQKYQIIAPNLTLIENVEKYNPKLTHEEVRRQLGRFLFYKEEDARKKAGVLSGGEAARLVFAMVTAGSVDLLVLDEPTNNLDIETLDIIADALKDFAGALVIISHNIHFLKRIGIDTALIIDKKKLKTMRSSPAEPEAFYNEMVSSMSS; this is translated from the coding sequence ATGGCCAAAGTAATACTCTCGGCAAAAGATACATCGTTTGAGCTCCAACATAAAACTCTTTTTAAAGAGCTTAATCTGACGATAAAAGAGGGCGATCGGATCGGATTGGTTGGGAAAAACGGCAGTGGAAAAAGCACGCTTTTAAAATTGCTTGCGGGACAAATCGAAACAACAAGAGGCGTGATAGAAAACAAGGGTTCCTCGTACTATCTCCCCCAGTTAGACTTCTCGCTTTTTGGAAGCACCGACAAAATAGAAGAATATGTTTTTCGCCAAGGAGTAAATTGGTCCGCCCTTAATGCAAAGCTTCGCAAATGGTTTAAAGAAAACGAAATCAAGCCTGACCAAAAACTTCAAACACTCAGCGGAGGTGAGTTGATGAAACTCAATCTCGCGATCGCCGAAGCACACAATCCCAATCTCTTGCTCCTTGATGAGCCAACAAACCACCTCGATGCAGAAGGTATTGATATTTTAAAGAAATTTCTCACAACATTCCCGGGGGCATTCATTATTGTTTCTCACGATCCATTCTTTCTTAATCTTGTGGTAAATCATATTTGGGAACTTGAGGAAGGAGCTGTCGCCGAGTATGGAGGGAATTATACACATTATGCCGACCAGAAGCAGTTTAAGAAAGATGCGCGAGAACGGGATTATACGGCAACCAAGAAAAAATTAAAGAAGGTCAAAAAATCCATTGAAGCAGAACAAAAACGCGCAGACCGCTCAAAGCGCGTGGGAAGAAAAGAAGTGTTCGCAAACAACATGCCGCCGGTACTGAAAGGATTTTACGCAAACCAAGCATCCGGTACCGCGGGCAAGCAGGGAAAAAAACTAAGAAAAATCATGGCGCAACGAGATGAGAAAGCCAGTACATTAAAAAAGGAGAAACAACGTCCGCTGCGGTTTGTGATCGACCACGACACTTCCGGCGCGCGAAAAACGTTAATTGCCATTAATGACGGAGTGCTTGGGGTTGCAGAAAAAACTCTTATCGAAAATATCGACCTTCGCATTGTTTATGGCGACCGCCTTGTGTTAGTCGGCAAAAATGGCAGTGGAAAAAGTACGCTTGCAAAATCTATTGCAGGAGAAGATGCTGTGGTGGAACTCGGAGGGTACGTCAAACGCTCCCCCGACGCAGGTGTGGTGTATGTGGACCAGAAATACCAAATCATCGCCCCCAACCTTACGCTTATCGAGAATGTGGAAAAATATAATCCGAAACTTACTCATGAAGAAGTGCGGAGACAACTTGGTCGTTTTCTTTTCTATAAAGAAGAAGACGCGCGCAAGAAGGCGGGAGTCTTGAGTGGAGGCGAGGCGGCACGTCTTGTGTTTGCGATGGTCACGGCGGGATCAGTCGATCTTCTGGTGCTTGATGAACCAACCAACAACCTTGATATTGAAACACTTGATATTATCGCGGATGCTTTGAAAGATTTCGCGGGCGCATTGGTGATAATCTCTCACAACATACATTTTCTTAAACGTATCGGTATAGACACCGCGCTTATCATCGACAAAAAGAAACTCAAAACCATGCGCTCGTCCCCCGCCGAACCAGAAGCGTTTTATAACGAGATGGTTAGTAGCATGAGTTCGTAA
- a CDS encoding GNAT family N-acetyltransferase, which translates to MSPKLVKPNTTYQKSYTEALCEFLTESQSPEHIESEIRNVLDSINHKNDAAQGKNLVSGEVTRSEFWLIDKEKYIGMIQIRHKPSGRIPEAASHIYYEIRPLERGKGYGVEILRQGLIEAKGLGLQEIIITCDKNNIPSQKIIQTSGGQFIAEIPMPNKEIPLLKYKISLSE; encoded by the coding sequence ATGTCACCCAAGTTAGTAAAACCAAATACAACGTACCAAAAAAGCTATACTGAAGCTCTTTGTGAATTTCTTACTGAGTCTCAATCTCCAGAACATATTGAATCAGAAATTAGAAATGTACTAGATTCTATAAACCACAAAAATGATGCTGCGCAAGGAAAAAATTTAGTTAGTGGTGAAGTGACTCGAAGTGAATTTTGGCTCATTGATAAAGAAAAATACATCGGAATGATACAGATTAGACATAAACCAAGTGGTCGAATTCCTGAAGCAGCGAGCCATATTTATTATGAAATACGTCCATTAGAGCGTGGAAAAGGTTATGGTGTTGAGATTCTTCGACAAGGACTTATTGAGGCAAAAGGGCTCGGGTTGCAAGAGATAATTATTACCTGTGATAAGAATAATATTCCGTCTCAAAAAATTATTCAAACAAGCGGTGGTCAATTTATCGCGGAGATACCTATGCCTAACAAAGAAATCCCCCTTCTTAAATATAAAATTTCTTTGAGTGAATGA
- a CDS encoding ATP-binding cassette domain-containing protein produces MPIERYRFGKKKNLSPLQGNIEFSNVVFSYKRGDSVLKNVNFSVTAGEVVALVGESGAGKSTLVDLISGYYFPKSGNVLVDGHKTSDLDLEFLRKYIAVVPQEVVLFNDTIKMNIRHGNQGASDEEIYSAAKEAYASEFIEGFRKKYEQLVGERGVKLSVGQKQRIAIARAILRNPKILILDEPTSALDPKTERSITESLERLMKGRTTFIIAHRLSTVRKANRILVLAGGNIIEQGSHDELMKIPNGSYRHIYELHIGLR; encoded by the coding sequence GTGCCTATAGAGCGATATCGGTTTGGAAAAAAGAAGAACTTATCTCCACTGCAGGGGAATATCGAGTTTTCGAATGTTGTATTTTCCTATAAACGCGGGGATTCTGTGCTCAAAAATGTGAATTTTTCTGTAACTGCGGGGGAAGTAGTTGCACTCGTTGGAGAATCCGGTGCGGGTAAAAGCACGCTCGTCGACCTTATTTCCGGTTATTATTTTCCTAAAAGTGGCAATGTGTTGGTTGATGGGCATAAAACCAGTGATCTTGATTTGGAATTTTTGCGAAAGTATATTGCCGTGGTGCCACAGGAAGTAGTGCTCTTCAATGACACAATAAAAATGAATATTCGTCATGGGAATCAAGGCGCATCTGATGAGGAGATTTATAGTGCCGCTAAAGAAGCATATGCGAGCGAGTTCATTGAAGGTTTTCGGAAGAAGTACGAACAGTTGGTAGGTGAGCGGGGGGTGAAGCTCTCTGTAGGACAAAAGCAGCGTATTGCGATCGCTCGCGCCATTTTACGCAATCCCAAAATTCTTATTCTCGATGAGCCGACAAGCGCGCTTGATCCCAAGACCGAAAGGAGTATTACTGAATCTCTTGAGCGGTTAATGAAAGGACGTACCACATTTATTATTGCTCACCGCTTAAGTACGGTACGCAAGGCAAACAGAATTTTAGTGTTGGCCGGTGGTAATATTATCGAGCAAGGCAGTCACGATGAACTTATGAAAATTCCTAATGGTTCCTATCGCCACATTTATGAGCTTCATATTGGGTTACGGTAG
- a CDS encoding ABC transporter ATP-binding protein: MQKKATLNLTEGWKILFQYLGEYKKEITFLSLLGVFSAFANASVPFIVGKFLDSLLNPSLMFNYPVVMPQWTGFIAFWVIVQLVANISDWINDKERRRIGTFIHAEYPARATAHLLRLPLSFHKEYKTGIIWDRFMRAGNALSNIIEQVVINLAPQFLSVAVGVTIAFLIHPLLASVIVVGIIVYVILLAIIVPPIVKYQRKGNKAWNEAYGDAYDAFANTQTIKQSTGEEYESEKVRRKFINKAATFWYKVEKIWSGIGFYQRMVIAATQLTIFILSVHFIQAGELTIGGLIALNGYAAMVFGPFVTLGHICNTGTQLADHPKRHYCD; the protein is encoded by the coding sequence ATGCAGAAAAAAGCAACACTTAATCTTACAGAAGGCTGGAAAATACTTTTCCAGTATCTCGGGGAATATAAAAAAGAAATTACCTTTCTTTCTCTTTTGGGGGTATTTTCTGCGTTTGCAAATGCATCAGTGCCTTTTATTGTTGGAAAGTTTTTAGATTCCTTACTCAATCCATCACTTATGTTTAACTATCCTGTTGTTATGCCCCAGTGGACGGGATTTATTGCATTTTGGGTAATTGTACAACTGGTCGCAAATATTTCTGATTGGATCAACGATAAGGAACGTCGACGGATAGGAACATTTATCCATGCGGAATATCCCGCACGTGCAACCGCCCACCTTTTAAGACTCCCGCTCTCGTTTCATAAGGAATATAAAACGGGAATTATTTGGGATCGTTTTATGAGAGCAGGGAATGCGCTCTCGAATATTATTGAACAGGTAGTGATCAATCTCGCCCCGCAATTTCTTAGTGTCGCAGTCGGCGTTACTATTGCTTTTTTAATTCATCCACTTCTCGCTTCTGTTATTGTTGTTGGAATCATAGTCTATGTGATACTTCTTGCAATCATTGTTCCTCCGATTGTGAAATATCAACGAAAGGGGAACAAGGCGTGGAATGAAGCATATGGGGATGCATATGACGCATTTGCCAATACGCAAACGATCAAGCAATCAACAGGGGAAGAATATGAATCAGAAAAAGTAAGGAGAAAATTTATCAACAAAGCGGCAACATTTTGGTATAAGGTCGAGAAAATTTGGAGTGGCATTGGATTTTATCAGCGTATGGTGATTGCGGCGACACAGCTTACTATTTTTATTTTGTCGGTACATTTTATTCAAGCAGGGGAACTTACGATTGGAGGACTCATCGCGCTCAATGGATATGCGGCTATGGTCTTTGGTCCATTTGTAACACTGGGACACATTTGTAACACTGGGACACAATTGGCAGATCATCCAAAACGGCATTATTGCGATTGA
- a CDS encoding lysophospholipid acyltransferase family protein, protein MRYFSPFILQTLVWIPTWLVLGFFARFKVFGKENLKGLSHGVIFAANHGSELDPILVPASLNPFSPITPIFYVAREREFYEKDGFSKYIYGGFWFKLWGAYPAHTGKKDYTLSLQEHINILNAGKSILMFPEGGKTENGEVGNGKGGVAFLSHITGVPIVPVAMNGHFKMSPIDFVLRRRKISIKYGKPLYPKDIFPDVATVTIEDYKHAAQLIMLQVAKLHNSSAREHVRISNFNKVPVAR, encoded by the coding sequence ATGAGGTATTTTTCACCATTCATATTACAGACACTCGTTTGGATTCCGACATGGCTAGTGCTTGGTTTTTTTGCACGCTTCAAAGTTTTTGGGAAGGAAAATCTTAAGGGGCTTTCCCACGGAGTAATTTTTGCGGCTAATCACGGAAGTGAGCTTGATCCCATTTTGGTGCCTGCGAGTCTTAATCCCTTCTCTCCCATAACGCCGATATTTTATGTTGCTCGCGAGCGGGAATTTTACGAAAAAGACGGTTTCAGTAAATATATTTATGGTGGATTTTGGTTTAAATTGTGGGGAGCGTATCCTGCACATACAGGAAAGAAAGATTACACACTCTCGCTTCAAGAACACATCAATATCCTTAATGCGGGCAAAAGCATTCTTATGTTTCCCGAAGGAGGGAAAACAGAGAACGGGGAAGTGGGAAATGGGAAAGGAGGTGTTGCATTTCTTTCTCATATAACAGGAGTGCCTATTGTTCCCGTCGCAATGAACGGTCATTTCAAAATGAGTCCTATTGATTTTGTGTTGCGCAGAAGGAAAATCAGTATTAAATATGGGAAACCACTGTATCCCAAAGATATTTTTCCTGATGTTGCAACAGTAACCATTGAGGACTATAAACACGCGGCACAATTAATAATGTTGCAAGTTGCAAAATTACACAATTCATCCGCTCGCGAACATGTACGTATCTCGAATTTTAACAAAGTACCTGTTGCACGATAA
- the dnaJ gene encoding molecular chaperone DnaJ has translation MAKDYYQILGIPKSASKEEIKKAFRKLAHKFHPDKGGGDESKFKEVNEAYQILSDDRKRAEYDSYGETFAGGGPQGGQGFGGFDFSGFGGQQGFEGVDLDEIFGDFFGGAKGGRSKVKRGRDISIDLQISFTESILGTERSVLLNKVSACQTCNGSGGKPGSSMKKCSACNGQGKVHETRKSFFGVFTSVVDCSACHGRGQIPEEKCPTCKGVGVEKREESITIKIPAGISAGEMIRLSGMGEAVSGGVAGDLYVKIHVTSHPVFKREGNNIVMDLSIKLSDALLGGEYTINTLEGSTLSLKIPPGVSFGEILRVRERGVPIDHKRRGDLLVKLNIKMPGKLSKRVEGIIENLKKEGI, from the coding sequence ATGGCAAAAGACTATTACCAAATTTTAGGGATTCCCAAAAGCGCCTCAAAAGAAGAGATTAAAAAGGCGTTCAGGAAGCTTGCACATAAATTTCACCCCGACAAAGGAGGGGGCGATGAGTCAAAATTCAAAGAAGTAAATGAAGCGTATCAGATACTCTCGGATGACCGAAAGCGCGCGGAATATGATTCGTACGGGGAAACGTTTGCCGGGGGTGGACCACAGGGCGGACAAGGTTTTGGCGGCTTCGATTTTTCTGGATTTGGGGGACAGCAAGGATTTGAAGGTGTTGATCTTGATGAAATTTTCGGTGATTTTTTTGGTGGTGCAAAGGGGGGAAGAAGTAAGGTAAAGAGGGGGAGAGATATTTCCATTGACCTTCAGATTTCATTCACTGAATCGATCTTGGGTACCGAGCGAAGCGTTCTTCTCAATAAAGTTTCTGCGTGTCAGACGTGCAACGGGTCAGGCGGCAAGCCGGGATCTTCGATGAAGAAATGTTCTGCGTGTAATGGACAAGGAAAAGTTCATGAAACGCGTAAATCATTCTTCGGCGTATTTACGAGCGTTGTGGATTGTAGCGCTTGCCATGGACGAGGGCAGATTCCTGAAGAAAAATGTCCTACCTGCAAAGGTGTTGGTGTAGAAAAACGTGAAGAAAGTATCACCATAAAAATTCCAGCAGGAATTTCGGCTGGCGAAATGATTAGATTATCAGGGATGGGAGAAGCAGTTTCAGGGGGAGTGGCAGGTGATCTCTATGTCAAGATTCATGTCACATCGCATCCAGTATTCAAGCGCGAGGGCAACAACATTGTGATGGATCTTAGTATTAAACTTTCAGACGCACTTTTGGGTGGAGAGTATACAATCAACACCCTTGAAGGGAGTACGCTATCTCTCAAAATCCCTCCCGGAGTTTCATTCGGAGAAATTTTACGTGTCCGAGAAAGGGGAGTGCCCATTGACCACAAGCGTCGGGGTGACTTATTGGTCAAACTTAATATAAAAATGCCGGGCAAGCTCTCGAAGCGAGTTGAAGGCATCATAGAAAATCTTAAAAAAGAGGGAATATAA